The Haloplanus sp. GDY1 genomic sequence GCCGCGACGACGACGGGACGGGCATCGGCCTCGCCATCTGCCAGCGGATCGTCAACCGACACGAGGGTGACATCTGGATCGAATCGGACGAGGGGGAGGGAACGACCTTCTACGTTCGGTTCCCGGATCGCTCGCCGCAACAGTCAAATCCGAGGGGTCGAAAGGACTGACGCATGTCGAAGCGCGAGCCCGTCGAGATTCTCCTCGCGGAGGACAATCCCGGCGACGTCAAGCTGACTCGGAAGGCCCTCGAGAAGGGGAAGCTGGCCAACAACCTCCACGTCGTCAACGACGGGGTCGAGACGATGCAGTTCCTCCGTGGTGAGGAACCTTTCGAGGGGACGCCCCGCCCCGACCTCGTCCTGCTGGATCTGAACATGCCCCGAAAGGACGGGCGGGAGGTCCTCGAAGAGATCAAGAAGAACGACGACCTCAAGCGCATTCCGGTGGTCGTCCTGACGAGTTCCGAGGCCGAGGAGGACGTGATCAGATCCTACGAGCGTCACGCGAACGCCTATCTGACCAAACCCGTCGACTTCGACGGCTTCATCGAGGTAGTCGGCACCCTCGAGGAGTTCTGGCTGCAGGTCGTCAAACTACCCCCCGAGTGAGATGGCGACGGGACCAGCCGACGGACTCGACGTCCTCCTCGTCGAGGACAACGAGGGCGACGCACGCCTCATCCGTCACCACCTCCGGACGAACACCAGTTCCGTCTTCGAACCGCCGAACATCACACACGTCGAATCGCTCCCCGCGGCCCTGGACCGACTCGCAGAGGGGGACTTCGACCTCGTCCTCCTGGATCTCGGCCTCTCGGACAGCCGCGGCATCGAGACGCTGGAGCGGCTGAACGAGCGAATCGAGAGCGACGACGACGTCTCGCGGCTCCCGGTCGTGGTGTTGACCGGACTCACGGACGACGAGACGGCTCTCAAGGCCATTCAGGAGGGCGCACAGGACTACCTGCTCAAGGGCGACCTCGACGG encodes the following:
- a CDS encoding response regulator: MSKREPVEILLAEDNPGDVKLTRKALEKGKLANNLHVVNDGVETMQFLRGEEPFEGTPRPDLVLLDLNMPRKDGREVLEEIKKNDDLKRIPVVVLTSSEAEEDVIRSYERHANAYLTKPVDFDGFIEVVGTLEEFWLQVVKLPPE